The genome window CATCGGCGAGCGCGTCCTCGGCCTTCCCGCGGAGGCGCGCCCCGACAAGACCCTGCCGTTCCGGGAGCTGCTCTCGAGCTGACGCCCCCGGCCGAGCTCTGATGGATTCGACACCGCTCGGGTGTCCGTTCCACCAAAGCGCAGGTTCGGCGGTCGCGCTCGCGCGCTCGCCGCGACAGCCGTCTCCTAGCTGCGCTCCAGCAGGCGGTCGACGAGCGCTTCGACGAGCTGGCGGTCGCGCTCGTCGAGCGTCGAGATGCGCTGCGCGAGCGCGACGACGCGCGCGTCGGTCGTGTCCCGTGCGTGTGACGCGTCGACGAGGTGGGGCGCGGGCCGCCCGAGCCGGCCGCGCAGCTCGTCGGGGTCCACCTCGAGCGCCGCGGCCAGGTCGTCGAGCTCGCCGGGCGCGAGGTTCGGGAGGACGCGGACGCCGCCGTACGCGGTCTGGTATCCGGCTTCGAGCGCGCGCAGCGTCGACTCGGTCAGCTTGGCCCTTTTCGCCGCAGCCCGTCGCCCGAGCCCCAGCTCCTCGCGCCGCTCGGCGACGAAGCGGCCGAACTCGGCCCAGCGCTGCGCCTCGTTGACGCCGTGCAGGTTGCCCGACCGCTTCGGCGGCACGTGCGTCCGCCCGCGATTGCGCAGCGCGGCGAGGCCGTCCGGCGTGTCGTCGCGATCCTCGTGGGCGAGGTCGTCATGCTCCATTGGTGCTCCCGGTGAAGGTGACGGAGAGGACCTGCCCGGTCTGCTTCGGCAGCGCGAGCGGTTGCCCGTCCACCGTGAGCGTCACGTTGTTCGCGGCACCGAGGCGCAGATCCAGGCCGCCGGTGACCGGGATCGCCTGCGTCTCGCCCGCTTGCAGCGTGCGTTGGAACAACGGATTCGTACCCTGCTGCGCGGGCTGCGCGCGCACCCAGCACGGCGCGCTCGCGTCGATCGCGACCGTGAACGACGGCTGGTTGACGCTGACCGTGACGCTGCCCGAGCTCTGCGACGTGATCGTCGCCAGCGCGGGTGGGGCGGTCGTGGTCGTCGTGCTGGTCGGCGGTGCGGTCGTCGTGGTCGTCGAGACGGCACGGCGGTGTGTGGCGGACGTCGCCGGCGTCGCCGACTGCTTGTTGCTGCTCGAGCGCCCGATCCACCAGACGGCGCCGACGCCGGCCAGGACGAGGGTGCCGACCAGCGCGACCGCGATCGGCGCGAACGAGCGCGGCGCCCGGAAGTCACGCGGGACGCGGCTGGGGATGACGTCGGAGGGGTTCGCGTGCTCGGCTCCGGGTCGCGTGCGGGCGCGCGACGCCGCGTGCTGCAGCGCGTCGAGCGCGCGCTGCTGGTGCTCGACGGACTCGAGTGGTGTCGGCGCCTGCCGGTACCAGCGGCGGAGCGCGAACAGCCAGAGCAAGGCCAGGAGCACCCCGATGACGACGGGCATCGAGCTCGCGACCTCCCTCCTGTTGCCGTCTCGCCCGAACGGTGTCCTCTCTATTGTCGTCAATTGTGCTGCCCCACACTGACCGGGTGTGATCGTGGATCCGGAGCGCCCGCAGGCGCTCACCGGGGTGCGCGTGATCGAGATCGGCGGCGAGATCGCGGCCGGTTACGCCACGCGGTTGCTCGCCGACCTCGGTGCGGACGTCGTCAAGGTGGAGCCGCCCGACGGCGACACGCTGCGCGCGTGGGGACCGTTTCCCGACGACGTACCCGCGCGCGAGACGGGCGGGCTGTTCCGCGCGCTGAACACGGGCAAGCGCAGCATCGTCGCCGACCTCCGGGACCCTGCCGCGGCGACGCGAGTGGAGCGGCTCGTCGCGAGCGCGGACGTCGTCGTCGAGAGTCTCGGCGCCGGTGCGCTCGAGGACGTGGGCCTCGGGCCGGACCGGCTCACCGCCGTCAACCCCGCCCTCGCGCTCGTGCGCATCTCCGCGTACGGGCAGACCGGCCCGTCACGCGATCTGCCGACGACCGAGCTCACGCTCCAGACGACGGCCGGGTGGGTCTCCGCTCACGGGGTTCCGGGGCGCGCGCCCGCGCAGGTGGGCGGTCGGCTCCCCGAGTTCGCCGTCGCGTCGTTCGCGGCGTGCTCCGCGCTCACCGCCGCGCGCGCCGCGCGGGCGCGCGAGGAGCCGGTCGTCGTCGACCTGTCGGCGTTCGAGTGCCTGGTGGGGACGCTGGCGTACCCGATGCTGTTCGACGCGAGCCTGCGCGCGCTCGGGCTGCCGCCGCCCGACCAGCGTCACTCGACGCTCCCCGGCATCGTGCGCTGCCGCGACGGCTGGGTCGGGATCAACTGCCTCACGGGGCAGCACTGGCAGGACGTGTGTGCGATGGTCGGTGCCGACGAGTTCGCGGGCCGCCAGACCGAGATCGGCTGGGGCGGACCGGAGCTCGACCGCTTCTACGCGACGTTGCAGCCGTGGCTCGACGAGCGGACGGTCGAGGAGATCGTCGAGCTGAGCCAGGCGTTCCGCATCCCCGCGGCACCGGTCGCGGACGGCCGCTCGCTCGTCGAGAACGCGCAGTTCCGCGAGCGGCGGTTCTTCGTTGACGAGCCCGGTTCGTCGCTCACGCTCCCGGGACCGGCGTGGCGCCTCGGGCGCACCCCTGCGGTGCTGCGGAACGCGGCGCCGCGACTCGGGTCCGACGACGCTGCGGAAGCCGTCCAGCCTCGACGCGCGACGGGCGAGGACCGCGCGCGTGCGACGCCGGCGCTGCCGTTCGACGGCATCCGGGTCGTCGATCTCGGGACGTTCTGGGCCGGCCCCTACGCGAGCCTCTATCTCGGCGCGCTCGGGGCCGACGTCATCAAGGTCGAGTCCGTGCAACGACCGGACGGCTTCCGGTTCTCGGGCGCCTTCCCGCAGGAGGGGGACGACTACTACGACCGGAGCGGCATCTGGCAGGCCACCAACCTGAACAAGCGAGACGTCACGCTCGATCTCACCCGTGCCGCCGGCCGCGAGCTGCTCGAACGGTTGCTGGTGACCGCCGATGTCGTCGTGGAGAACTTCTCCGCGCGTGTCGTGGAGCAGTTCGGGCTCGGCTACGAGCAGCTCCGCGCGCTTCGCGACGACGTGATCATGGTCCGCATGCCGGGCTTCGGGCTCGCCGGGCCGTGGCGCGACTACGTCGGCTGGGCGATGGGGATCGAGCAGGCGAGCGGGATGTGCGCGGTCACCGGTCGGCCCGACCGCCCGATGAACCCGGGCGGGTTCCTCGACCCGGTCATCGGGATGCACGCAGCCGTCGCGATCCAGGCCGCGCTCTCGCACCGCGAACACACCGGCGAGGGCCAGATGATCGAGATCGCGCAGCTCGAGGTGGGCGTGAACCTCACCGTCGAGCAGGTCGTCGACTGGGTGATGAACGGCCGGGTCGCGCACCGGGACGGGAACCGCGACCGGCGGTGCGCGCCGCAGGGCGTCTACCCGTGTGCGGGCGACGGCGGCGCACCCGGCGCGACGCCGTCCGACTGGGTCGCGATCTCGGTGCGTGACGACGACGACTGGACGCGGCTCGTGCGCGCGCTCGACGAGCCGGACTGGGCGGTCGACCCGGCACTGAAGACGCAGGATGGGCGCCGCGAGCGTCACGACGAGCTCGACGAGCGACTCGCGGCGTGGACCGCGACGCGTGCGGCCGCGGACGTCGTCGGCGCGCTCCGACCGCTCGGCATCCCCGTGGCGCGTCCACTCCGCGCGAACGAGCTGTACGACGAGCCGCAGCTCGTCGCGCGCGGGTACTACCAGGATCTCGACAACCCGAAGACCGGGACCCGCCGCTATCCCGGCTGGCCGATGCGGTTCTCGTTCCTCGACCGGCCGCACCGGTTCGGGCCACCGACGCTCGGCCAGCACAACGAGGAGATCCTGCGCGGCGAGCTCGGCCTCGACGACACGGAGCTCGCGCGGCTCACGGACGAGCAGGTCGTCGGCGAGAGGCTCGCACGCTGATCGACGCCGTGGCCCGCTCCGACCCGGGATGCCCGGTTCTCTGACCCGCGGTTAGATTCACGCCTCCCCGGGAGGTCTCATGTTCCTCGACTACACGCCTGAGCAGCAGGCCCTGCGCCGGGAGCTGCGCGAGTACTTCGGTCGCCTGCTCACTCCCGAGGTGCGCGCCGAGCTCGGGCCGCCGGGAGAGGGCAGCCCTCTGTTCCGCACGATCGTGAAGCAGATGGGCGCGGACGGCTGGCTCGGGGTCGGCTGGCCGAAGGAGTACGGCGGCCAGGGTCGCGACGCCACCGACCAATTCATCTTCTTCGACGAGGTGCAGCGCGCCGGAGCGCCGTTCCCCTTCGTCACGCTCAACACCGTCGGGCCGACGATCATGAAGTTCGGCTCGCAGGCGCAGAAGGACTTCTTCCTCCCCGGGATCCTGCGGGGCGAGATCAACTTCGCGATCGGGTACACGGAGCCCGAGTCGGGGACCGACCTCGCCTCGCTCCGGACGCGCGCCGTGCTCGACGGCGACGAGTGGGTCATCAACGGCAACAAGGTCTTCACGA of Acidimicrobiia bacterium contains these proteins:
- a CDS encoding helix-turn-helix transcriptional regulator, with the protein product MEHDDLAHEDRDDTPDGLAALRNRGRTHVPPKRSGNLHGVNEAQRWAEFGRFVAERREELGLGRRAAAKRAKLTESTLRALEAGYQTAYGGVRVLPNLAPGELDDLAAALEVDPDELRGRLGRPAPHLVDASHARDTTDARVVALAQRISTLDERDRQLVEALVDRLLERS
- a CDS encoding DUF4115 domain-containing protein, yielding MPVVIGVLLALLWLFALRRWYRQAPTPLESVEHQQRALDALQHAASRARTRPGAEHANPSDVIPSRVPRDFRAPRSFAPIAVALVGTLVLAGVGAVWWIGRSSSNKQSATPATSATHRRAVSTTTTTAPPTSTTTTTAPPALATITSQSSGSVTVSVNQPSFTVAIDASAPCWVRAQPAQQGTNPLFQRTLQAGETQAIPVTGGLDLRLGAANNVTLTVDGQPLALPKQTGQVLSVTFTGSTNGA
- a CDS encoding CoA transferase, producing the protein MDPERPQALTGVRVIEIGGEIAAGYATRLLADLGADVVKVEPPDGDTLRAWGPFPDDVPARETGGLFRALNTGKRSIVADLRDPAAATRVERLVASADVVVESLGAGALEDVGLGPDRLTAVNPALALVRISAYGQTGPSRDLPTTELTLQTTAGWVSAHGVPGRAPAQVGGRLPEFAVASFAACSALTAARAARAREEPVVVDLSAFECLVGTLAYPMLFDASLRALGLPPPDQRHSTLPGIVRCRDGWVGINCLTGQHWQDVCAMVGADEFAGRQTEIGWGGPELDRFYATLQPWLDERTVEEIVELSQAFRIPAAPVADGRSLVENAQFRERRFFVDEPGSSLTLPGPAWRLGRTPAVLRNAAPRLGSDDAAEAVQPRRATGEDRARATPALPFDGIRVVDLGTFWAGPYASLYLGALGADVIKVESVQRPDGFRFSGAFPQEGDDYYDRSGIWQATNLNKRDVTLDLTRAAGRELLERLLVTADVVVENFSARVVEQFGLGYEQLRALRDDVIMVRMPGFGLAGPWRDYVGWAMGIEQASGMCAVTGRPDRPMNPGGFLDPVIGMHAAVAIQAALSHREHTGEGQMIEIAQLEVGVNLTVEQVVDWVMNGRVAHRDGNRDRRCAPQGVYPCAGDGGAPGATPSDWVAISVRDDDDWTRLVRALDEPDWAVDPALKTQDGRRERHDELDERLAAWTATRAAADVVGALRPLGIPVARPLRANELYDEPQLVARGYYQDLDNPKTGTRRYPGWPMRFSFLDRPHRFGPPTLGQHNEEILRGELGLDDTELARLTDEQVVGERLAR